In Armatimonadota bacterium, a single genomic region encodes these proteins:
- the nadA gene encoding quinolinate synthase NadA, with protein sequence MYQPPLPPDYTNLSDDELRTRINAARAAMGKRLVILGHHYQRDEIIEHADFRGDSYKLAKLAAAAPDAEYIVFCGVHFMAESADILTPEDKVVILPNLAAGCSMADMANLFQVRAAWKQIHSVIGADEKVIPVTYINSAANLKAFVGEHEGTVCTSTNAPTAVKWALEQGTKMFFFPDQHLGRNTGVKLGYSPDEMVLWDPFKPMGGNTPEAIQQAKFILWKGHCSVHKRFTVEQIEKARRDHPGVHVIVHPECELEVVEAADSNGSTEFILDSITRAPSGTKWAVGTEINLVSRLAKEMPDKEILCLDPEICPCATMYRIHPSFLLWILENLVEGNVLNQVKVPAEVRENALISLQRMLTVCA encoded by the coding sequence ATGTACCAACCGCCGCTTCCCCCCGACTACACCAATCTGAGCGACGACGAGTTGCGGACTCGAATCAACGCCGCTCGAGCTGCGATGGGAAAGCGGCTGGTGATTCTTGGGCATCACTACCAGCGCGACGAGATCATCGAGCATGCGGATTTTCGTGGCGATAGCTACAAGCTGGCGAAGCTCGCCGCCGCCGCACCCGACGCTGAGTACATCGTGTTCTGTGGCGTTCACTTCATGGCGGAGAGCGCTGATATTCTGACTCCTGAAGACAAAGTTGTGATCCTACCAAACCTGGCGGCAGGATGCAGCATGGCGGACATGGCGAATCTGTTCCAGGTTCGTGCGGCTTGGAAACAGATCCACTCAGTCATCGGTGCCGACGAGAAGGTGATTCCGGTCACCTACATCAACTCGGCGGCGAATCTTAAGGCGTTCGTCGGAGAGCATGAAGGCACGGTTTGCACGAGCACAAATGCGCCGACTGCCGTGAAATGGGCACTTGAGCAAGGAACCAAGATGTTCTTCTTCCCCGACCAGCACCTTGGGCGGAACACGGGCGTGAAGCTCGGGTACTCGCCCGACGAGATGGTGCTTTGGGATCCGTTCAAGCCAATGGGTGGCAACACCCCAGAAGCGATCCAGCAAGCGAAGTTCATTCTCTGGAAAGGTCACTGTTCGGTCCATAAGCGGTTCACTGTTGAGCAAATCGAGAAGGCTCGGAGGGATCATCCGGGCGTTCACGTCATCGTTCACCCTGAGTGCGAACTGGAAGTTGTTGAAGCGGCGGACAGCAACGGATCGACCGAGTTCATTCTTGATTCAATCACCAGAGCTCCCAGCGGAACGAAGTGGGCGGTGGGGACCGAGATCAACCTCGTTTCGCGCCTCGCGAAAGAGATGCCCGACAAGGAGATCCTCTGCCTTGATCCAGAGATTTGTCCCTGCGCGACGATGTACCGGATCCACCCAAGTTTCCTGCTTTGGATTCTGGAGAACCTGGTCGAGGGCAACGTCCTCAACCAAGTCAAGGTCCCAGCCGAAGTCCGGGAGAACGCGCTGATTTCGCTTCAGAGAATGCTGACCGTCTGTGCGTAG
- a CDS encoding phosphodiester glycosidase family protein translates to MRARLGLIFLVPVWLTASSFQSARSQVWEKPIAPGLIYREEIQLDPPRMIHSLRVIGQNPVISFLPELAGKTVFEPNSNGLGKVSGIVEETGAIAAINADFFSVNPAQGDPLGLMVRRGTFLSLPNPRRAVFAWGPTNSVFGFARFSGSVTPEGGSPIIIDGFNQECPENKVTLNTPDAGISKSKSPCLTVVLKVDGSRISPSTQIGATVVSASADAANMPLNDGKFTLVAHGSKIEQLADLQPGQRLTIKLSTAGFDWEKIENVVSGGSLLMRDGNIYVDAENEGFGTDFANVRHPRTAVGRTGDGDLVFVAIDGRQKMSVGATLSEAAEIMKELGCRDALNLDGGGSTTMNVLGLNLNRPSDKTGERPVANGVAFYGPKLPVIDTKMKFQIVGPLIVDGKAQARVVDGTGKEVPNIEVLWSLQGAAWIDQGGQITGLEKGPVTLQAFCRGTLLTAKIAIK, encoded by the coding sequence ATGCGAGCAAGATTAGGTCTCATTTTCCTGGTGCCGGTCTGGTTGACCGCGAGTTCATTTCAGTCGGCGCGAAGCCAGGTTTGGGAAAAACCTATCGCCCCAGGCCTCATCTACCGCGAAGAAATTCAACTCGATCCGCCGCGCATGATTCACTCGCTTAGGGTGATCGGTCAGAATCCGGTGATTTCCTTCTTGCCGGAACTTGCCGGGAAGACGGTTTTTGAGCCCAACTCAAATGGACTCGGCAAGGTCAGCGGAATCGTTGAGGAGACGGGCGCCATTGCGGCGATTAACGCAGACTTTTTCTCGGTCAATCCGGCACAAGGTGACCCACTCGGGTTGATGGTTCGGCGAGGGACATTCTTGAGCCTTCCGAACCCACGGCGAGCAGTGTTTGCGTGGGGGCCGACGAACTCAGTTTTCGGATTTGCGCGTTTCAGTGGCTCGGTCACTCCTGAGGGTGGTTCGCCGATCATCATCGACGGGTTCAACCAAGAGTGCCCGGAGAACAAAGTGACTCTGAACACACCGGACGCCGGGATTTCTAAGTCCAAATCACCCTGCTTGACCGTGGTTCTGAAAGTCGACGGTTCAAGGATTTCCCCTTCTACCCAAATTGGAGCTACGGTTGTTAGCGCCTCAGCCGATGCGGCGAACATGCCGCTCAATGACGGAAAGTTCACTCTGGTTGCTCATGGATCGAAGATCGAGCAATTGGCAGATCTCCAGCCAGGACAACGGCTGACCATCAAACTGTCGACAGCCGGTTTTGATTGGGAGAAGATAGAGAATGTCGTGAGTGGTGGTTCGCTTCTGATGCGAGACGGCAACATCTATGTGGATGCCGAGAACGAAGGATTCGGGACGGATTTTGCCAATGTTCGCCACCCACGAACGGCGGTTGGTAGAACGGGCGATGGCGATCTGGTGTTCGTCGCGATCGATGGACGCCAAAAGATGAGCGTCGGTGCAACCCTGAGTGAAGCCGCGGAAATCATGAAAGAACTCGGTTGCCGCGATGCGCTGAACCTGGATGGGGGCGGTTCAACGACAATGAATGTCCTTGGTCTGAACCTGAATCGTCCCAGCGATAAGACGGGCGAACGGCCCGTCGCAAACGGAGTCGCGTTTTACGGACCGAAACTTCCGGTGATTGACACCAAGATGAAGTTTCAGATCGTCGGTCCGTTGATCGTCGATGGAAAAGCCCAAGCTCGAGTCGTTGACGGCACCGGGAAAGAGGTCCCGAACATCGAGGTCCTTTGGAGTCTTCAGGGCGCAGCTTGGATCGACCAAGGCGGGCAGATCACAGGGCTGGAGAAAGGACCAGTGACGCTTCAAGCGTTTTGCCGAGGAACACTACTGACCGCGAAGATTGCGATCAAGTAA
- a CDS encoding LD-carboxypeptidase, giving the protein MPKPKALRPGDTISIVSPASPLSPEQTAKGFAILEKAGYKLKLTPHVYAAADYLAGSDEDRAKDLQDAFDDPETQAVFCSRGGYGCSRLMPFLDLDRMAASRKLFSGFSDITVLHAALNRRGLPTLHAPMALTLHTDREEWVYESLRAALSGGDPIPDAAPFGSTLVPGRASGVVGGGCLILLSDLIGTPEQLHMDGKIVLLEDVDEAPHRIDAMLTHLINSGSIQGASGIVIGEMTRSDERADKTIGARPWREIVGERLSRLGIPTMIDFPFGHAKQMLSLPLGIRAEMDANLGTLKYTESLCEQD; this is encoded by the coding sequence ATGCCAAAGCCGAAAGCCTTACGCCCGGGGGATACGATCAGCATTGTTTCTCCGGCGTCGCCGTTGAGTCCTGAGCAGACCGCGAAGGGGTTCGCGATCTTAGAGAAGGCGGGTTACAAGTTGAAGCTGACTCCTCATGTTTACGCGGCGGCGGACTACCTGGCAGGATCAGATGAGGACCGAGCGAAGGACTTGCAGGATGCTTTCGATGATCCCGAGACGCAAGCAGTTTTCTGTTCGAGGGGCGGCTATGGATGCTCGCGTCTCATGCCGTTTCTTGATCTCGACCGGATGGCGGCATCGAGGAAGCTGTTCAGCGGGTTTTCGGATATTACGGTTCTTCATGCTGCACTGAACCGACGCGGTTTGCCGACTCTGCATGCGCCGATGGCTCTGACCCTTCATACGGATAGAGAGGAGTGGGTTTATGAATCGCTTCGAGCTGCCCTGAGTGGAGGCGATCCGATCCCAGACGCGGCTCCGTTCGGCAGCACTCTGGTTCCTGGCCGGGCGAGTGGAGTCGTCGGGGGCGGATGCTTGATTCTGCTGAGCGATCTGATCGGCACTCCTGAACAGCTGCACATGGACGGCAAAATCGTCTTGCTGGAAGACGTGGATGAAGCTCCTCACCGAATCGATGCGATGCTGACTCACCTCATCAACTCGGGCTCAATCCAGGGAGCGTCGGGGATCGTTATCGGAGAGATGACAAGGTCCGACGAGCGGGCGGACAAGACGATCGGTGCGAGGCCCTGGCGAGAAATTGTCGGAGAAAGGCTATCGAGGCTCGGGATTCCGACGATGATTGATTTTCCGTTCGGCCATGCGAAGCAGATGTTGTCGCTTCCGCTGGGGATTCGAGCCGAAATGGATGCCAACCTTGGTACATTGAAGTATACGGAGTCGCTATGCGAGCAAGATTAG
- a CDS encoding hemolysin III family protein has product MRVREPFNAFSHLAGAILAVLGLAYLIFKNGVPSAPAYLVYGFGTAFLFISSAIYHWTKVAKPGLQKMDHAAIYCMIAGTYFPVALLGIGGALGVGVVVVQCVLCAIGVTTTILMDKPPTWLRLVLYLVMGWMMLPFIGILIPKISTVAVIWMFAGGLSYTIGTVVYASKRPKLWPGKFSFHELWHVFVLVGAACHFAVMTYL; this is encoded by the coding sequence GTGAGAGTTCGCGAGCCGTTTAATGCTTTTTCGCACCTAGCTGGAGCGATTTTGGCGGTGCTTGGGCTCGCCTATCTGATTTTCAAGAACGGTGTCCCATCGGCTCCGGCGTATCTCGTGTATGGGTTTGGGACTGCTTTCTTGTTCATTTCCAGCGCGATTTACCACTGGACCAAGGTGGCAAAGCCTGGTTTGCAGAAGATGGATCATGCGGCGATTTACTGCATGATTGCGGGCACTTACTTCCCCGTTGCGCTGCTTGGAATTGGCGGGGCGTTGGGGGTCGGGGTGGTAGTGGTTCAATGCGTTCTGTGTGCGATTGGGGTGACGACGACGATTCTGATGGATAAGCCGCCGACCTGGCTCCGGCTGGTTTTGTACTTGGTGATGGGGTGGATGATGTTGCCGTTCATCGGAATTCTGATTCCGAAGATCAGCACGGTTGCGGTGATTTGGATGTTCGCCGGTGGCCTTTCGTACACCATCGGGACCGTGGTGTACGCCTCCAAGCGACCCAAGCTCTGGCCGGGGAAGTTTAGTTTTCACGAGCTCTGGCATGTGTTTGTGCTCGTTGGGGCGGCTTGCCACTTTGCCGTGATGACTTACCTGTAG
- the lipB gene encoding lipoyl(octanoyl) transferase LipB — protein sequence MASFDVVDLGRMSYTEAFEVQNRYVAEVQGGRGDVLLLVEHPPVLTLGASFHAENLLYPRDFYAERGIDIQPTDRGGDVTYHAPGQLVAYPIFNVAQRGKDLHLWMRQLEESVIRGLSKINLEGERLDVNSGVWINEKKVCAIGIKLKKWVSMHGIAVNCNIDLEPFTWFVPCGIRTHGVTSICQELGKPFTTEEFKPHLIQGFHEVFDA from the coding sequence GTGGCGAGTTTCGACGTGGTTGACCTTGGGAGAATGAGCTACACCGAAGCGTTCGAGGTGCAAAATCGCTACGTGGCCGAGGTTCAAGGTGGACGAGGAGATGTTCTTCTGCTGGTGGAACACCCGCCTGTGCTCACCTTGGGCGCAAGTTTTCACGCAGAAAATCTGCTCTACCCCAGAGACTTTTATGCCGAAAGAGGCATCGATATTCAGCCGACGGACCGTGGCGGAGACGTCACCTATCATGCCCCCGGTCAACTCGTTGCGTATCCCATCTTCAACGTCGCACAACGCGGCAAGGACCTGCATCTCTGGATGCGCCAACTCGAAGAATCCGTCATCCGAGGACTGTCCAAGATCAACCTCGAAGGCGAGCGACTCGATGTGAATTCCGGAGTCTGGATCAACGAGAAAAAGGTCTGCGCCATCGGCATCAAGCTCAAAAAGTGGGTCTCAATGCACGGAATTGCCGTCAACTGCAACATCGATCTGGAACCCTTCACTTGGTTCGTCCCCTGCGGAATCCGAACCCACGGCGTGACCTCAATCTGCCAAGAACTCGGCAAACCATTCACCACCGAAGAATTCAAACCCCACCTAATCCAAGGCTTCCACGAGGTCTTCGATGCTTGA
- a CDS encoding ribonuclease HII, protein MLDRRPGWAGADEAGRGPLAGPVVAAAVILPEQFNIQGLNDSKKLDPTKRELLETRIREGATFHIEFAWPDEIEQKNILHASLAAMSRAILSLKNPLGALIDGNQIPKGLSIPVETVVKGDGKIAEIAAASILAKNVRDRYMVEIATEFPQYGFDKHFGYPTPEHLEALRQHGPCPIHRRSFAPVAAFYQATLF, encoded by the coding sequence ATGCTTGATCGCCGCCCCGGTTGGGCAGGGGCCGACGAAGCTGGTCGTGGGCCCCTCGCGGGTCCGGTGGTGGCCGCCGCCGTCATTCTTCCTGAACAGTTCAACATCCAGGGCCTTAACGACTCCAAAAAACTCGACCCAACCAAACGCGAACTCCTAGAAACCAGGATTCGCGAAGGCGCAACCTTCCACATCGAGTTCGCTTGGCCCGACGAAATCGAACAGAAGAACATCCTCCACGCCTCTCTCGCAGCTATGAGCCGAGCCATCCTCTCCCTTAAAAACCCCCTGGGGGCACTCATAGACGGAAACCAGATCCCGAAGGGACTCAGCATTCCAGTCGAAACCGTCGTCAAAGGCGACGGCAAAATCGCCGAAATCGCCGCCGCCTCAATTCTCGCCAAGAACGTCCGAGACCGATACATGGTCGAAATCGCCACTGAATTCCCTCAATATGGCTTCGATAAACACTTCGGGTACCCGACGCCCGAGCACCTCGAAGCCCTCAGACAACACGGCCCCTGCCCCATCCACCGCCGCTCATTTGCGCCAGTAGCGGCGTTCTACCAAGCCACGCTCTTCTAA
- a CDS encoding YraN family protein codes for MSGNRVPKGREYEMLAVEFLRAKGFTIVTRNYTIRGGEIDIVALDGEELVFVEVRWRADDQAEWSITEEKLDAIRRVATAYLSEMPEEREFRFDFIAIGPSGLRHTERFL; via the coding sequence GTGAGTGGCAATCGGGTTCCGAAAGGTCGCGAGTACGAGATGCTGGCGGTGGAATTCCTCCGTGCCAAGGGCTTTACCATTGTCACACGAAATTACACGATTCGGGGTGGAGAAATCGACATCGTCGCCCTGGATGGCGAAGAATTAGTCTTCGTAGAAGTCCGCTGGAGGGCGGACGATCAGGCCGAATGGTCGATTACCGAAGAAAAGCTGGATGCAATTCGCCGCGTCGCTACTGCGTATCTTTCTGAGATGCCCGAGGAGCGGGAGTTCCGATTCGACTTCATCGCAATCGGTCCCAGCGGGCTGAGGCATACCGAGCGATTTCTATGA